The following proteins are encoded in a genomic region of Anser cygnoides isolate HZ-2024a breed goose chromosome 13, Taihu_goose_T2T_genome, whole genome shotgun sequence:
- the STAG2 gene encoding cohesin subunit SA-2 isoform X1, with the protein MIAAPEIPTDFTLLQESETHFSSDTDFEDIEGKNQKQGKGKTCKKGKKGPAEKGKSGNGGGKPGGPNRMNGHHQQNGVENMMLFEVVKMGKSAMQSVVDDWIESYKHDRDIALLDLINFFIQCSGCKGVVTAEMFRHMQNSEIIRKMTEEFDEDSGDYPLTMAGPQWKKFKSSFCEFIGVLVRQCQYSIIYDEYMMDTVISLLTGLSDSQVRAFRHTSTLAAMKLMTALVNVALNLSINMDNTQRQYEAERNKIIGKRANDRLELLLQKRKELQENQDEIENMMNAIFKGVFVHRYRDAIAEIRAICIEEIGIWMKMYSDAFLNDSYLKYVGWTMHDKQGEVRLKCLTALQGLYYNKELNSKLELFTSRFKDRIVSMTLDKEYDVAVQAIKLLTLVLQSSEEVLTAEDCENVYHLVYSAHRPVAVAAGEFLYKKLFSRRDPEDDGILKRRGRQSPNANLVKTLVFFFLESELHEHAAYLVDSMWDCATDLLKDWECMNSLLLEEPLNGEEPLTDRQESALIEIMLCTIRQAAECHPPVGRGTGKRVLTAKEKKTQLDDRTKITELFAVALPQLLAKYSVDAEKVTNLLQLPQYFDLEIYTTGRLEKHLDALLRQIRDIVEKHTDIDVLEACSKTYHALCNEEFTIFNRVDIARSQLIDELADKFNRLLEDFLQEGEEPDEDDAYQVLSTLKRITAFHNAHDLSRWDLFGCNYKLLKTGIENGDMPEQIVIHALQCTHYVILWQLAKITESSSTKEDLLRLKKQMRVFCQICQHYLTNVNTAVKEQAFTILCDVLMIFSHQIMTGGRDMLEPLVYTPDSSLQSELLSFILDHVFIDQDDDNNSADGQQDDEASKIEALHKRRNLLAAFCKLIVYTVVEMNTAADIFKQYMKYYNDYGDIIKETMSKTRQIDKIQCAKTLILSLQQLFNEMIQENGYNFDRSSPTFSGIKELARRFALTFGLDQLKTREAIAMLHKDGIEFAFKEPNPQGESHPPLNLAFLDILSEFSSKLLRQDKRTVYVYLEKFMTFQMSLRREDVWLPLMSYRNSLLAGGDDDTMSVISGISSRGSTVRNKKTKPATGKRKVPEAEESSSSDSMWMNREQTMHTPVMMQTPQLTSTIMREPKRLRPEESYMGVYPMQPEHHQAPLDYNTQVTWMLAQRQQEEAARQQQERAAMNYVKLRTNLQHAIRRGTSLMEDDEEPIVEDVMMSSEGRIEDLNEGMDFDTMDIDLPPSKNRRERTELKPDFFDPASIMDESVLGVSMF; encoded by the exons GGAGTCTGAAACACACTTCTCTTCTGATACAGACTTCGAGGATATTGAaggaaaaaaccaaaaacaaggCAAAGGAAAA ACCtgtaaaaaaggtaaaaaaggaccagcagaaaaagggaaaagtggaAACGGAGGAGGGAAACCTGGTGGTCCAAATCGGATGAATGGACATCACCAACAGAATGGTGTGGAAAACATGATGCTGTTTGAGGTAGTTAAAATGGGCAAGAGTGCTATGCAG tctgtGGTGGATGACTGGATAGAGTCATACAAACATGACAGAGATATAGCACTTCTTGATCTCATTAACTTCTTTATTCAGTGTTCAGGCTGCAAAG GAGTTGTCACAGCAGAGATGTTCCGACACATGCAGAATTCTGAAATAATCCGAAAAATGACTGAAGAATTCGATGAG gatAGTGGAGATTATCCGCTAACTATGGCTGGTCCCCAGTGGAAGAAGTTCAAATCCAGTTTTTGTGAGTTCATTGGAGTACTCGTCCGACAATGTCAATATAGCATCATATATGATGAATATATGATGGATACTGTCATTTCACTGCTTACGGGATTGTCAGACTCACAAGTCAGAGCATTTCGGCACACTAGCACGCTGGCAG CCATGAAGCTGATGACTGCTTTAGTGAATGTGGCATTAAATCTTAGTATTAACATGGACAATACGCAACGGCAGtatgaagcagaaagaaataaaataattgggAAACGGGCTAATGATAGGCTGGAACTCttactacagaaaagaaaggag CTCCAGGAAAATCAAGATGAAATAGAAAACATGATGAATGCAATATTCAAAGGTGTTTTTGTGCATAGATACCG AGATGCAATTGCTGAAATAAGAGCTATCTGTATTGAAGAAATTGGAATATGGATGAAGATGTACAGTGATGCCTTTCTCAATGACAGCTACTTAAAATATGTAGGGTGGACTATGCATGATAAG caagGGGAAGTAAGGCTGAAATGCCTAACTGCTCTGCAAGGGCTTTACTATAATAAAGAGCTTAATTCCAAATTGGAACTCTTCACCAGTCGGTTCAAG GATAGAATTGTGTCTATGACTCTTGACAAAGAATATGATGTTGCAGTCCAAGCAATAAAATTACTCACTCTTGTTTTACA GAGTAGTGAAGAAGTTCTGACTGCAGAAGACTGTGAAAATGTCTACCATCTGGTTTATTCAGCTCATCGGCCAGTAGCAGTTGCCGCAGGGgaatttctttataaaaa GCTTTTTAGCCGCAGAGATCCTGAAGATGATGGAATACTTAAAAGGAGGGGAAGACAAAGTCCGAATGCTAATCTTGTGAAGACgttagtgtttttcttcttggaaagtGAA TTGCATGAACATGCTGCTTATCTTGTGGACAGCATGTGGGACTGTGCAACAGATCTCTTGAAGGACTGGGAATGTATGAACAGTCTTCTGTTGGAGGAACCTCTCAATGGAGAAGAGC CTCTGACAGATAGACAGGAAAGCGCACTGATTGAAATAATGCTTTGTACAATTCGGCAAGCAGCTGAATGTCATCCTCCAGTGGGaagaggaacagggaaaagG GTGCTGACAGcgaaggaaaagaaaacccagtTGGATGACAGGACAAAAATTACGGAACTTTTTGCAGTGGCACTTCCACAGTTGTTAGCAAAG TATTCTGTAGATGCTGAAAAAGTCACCAACTTGTTGCAGTTGCCACAGTACTTTGATTTGGAAATTTATACAACAGGGCGACTAGAAAAG CATTTGGATGCCTTACTGCGACAAATCCGGGATATTGTGGAGAAGCACACAGACATAGATGTTTTGGAAGCCTGTTCAAAAACATACCATGCTCTCTGTAACGAAGAATTCACAATCTTTAACAGGGTTGATATTGCAAGAAGTCAGTTAATAGATGAATTGGCAGACAAGTTTAATCGACTTCTTGAAGACTTCCTGCAAGAG GGGGAGGAACCTGATGAAGATGATGCTTATCAGGTCTTGTCAACATTGAAGAGAATCACTGCTTTCCACAA TGCTCACGACCTATCAAGATGGGACTTGTTTGGCTGCAACTACAAGTTATTGAAAACTGGCATTGAAAATGGAGACATGCCAGAACAG ATTGTTattcatgcactgcagtgcactcATTATGTAATCCTTTGGCAGCTAGCAAAAATCACTGAAAGCAGTTCCACAAAG GAGGATCTTCTACGTCTGAAGAAGCAGATGAGAGTGTTCTGTCAAATCTGTCAACACTACCTGACCAATGTAAACACTGCAGTTAAGGAACAG GCTTTCACAATTCTGTGTGACGTGTTGATGATCTTCAGCCATCAGATTATGACAGGAGGACGTGATATGTTGGAACCACTTGTTTACACTCCTGATTCTTCATTACAATCTGAACtactcagttttattttagatCATGTCTTCATTGATCaagatgatgataataatagtGCAG ATGGACAGCAGGATGATGAAGCTAGCAAAATTGAAGCATTgcacaaaagaagaaatctgCTTGCAGCTTTCTGTAAACTCATTGTATATACTGTGGTGGAAATGAATACTGCTGCAGACATTTTCAAGCAATATATGAAG TACTACAATGACTATGGTGATATTATTAAAGAAACAATGAGTAAAACAAGACAGATAGACAAAATCCAGTGTGCTAAAACACTTATTCTTAGCTTGCAACAG CTTTTCAATGAAATGATTCAAGAAAATGGTTATAATTTTGACAGATCATCGCCAACATTCAGTGGCATAAAGGAACTTGCTCGACGTTTTGCTTTAACGTTTGGACTGGATCAGTTGAAAACAAGAGAAGCTATTGCTATGTTACACAA GGATGGCATAGAATTTGCCTTTAAGGAGCCTAATCCACAAGGTGAGAGCCACCCACCATTGAATTTGGCATTTCTTGATATTCTGAGTGAGTTTTCCTCCAAACTTCTCAGACAAGACAAAAGAACAGT GTATGTTTACTTGGAGAAGTTTATGACCTTTCAGATGTCTCTACGAAGAGAAGATGTGTGGCTTCCTCTCATGTCCTACCGAAACTCTTTATTAGCTGGTGGGGATGATGATACAATGTCAGTAATTAGTGGAATCAGCAGTCGAGGATCTACAGTAAGAAATAAGAAGACAAAGCCAGCAACAGGGAAACGGAAAGTACCTGAAG ctgaagaaagcagcagtaGTGACAGTATGTGGATGAACAGGGAGCAGACAATGCACACACCAGTCATGATGCAGACACCTCAACTTACTTCCACGATAATGAGGGAGCCCAAGAGATTGCGACCTGAAGAGAGTTATATGGGTGTCTATCCTATGCAGCCTGAACACCACCAAGCTCCACTCGATTACAA CACGCAAGTAACGTGGATGTTGGCTCAAAGGCAACAGGAAGAAGCCGCACGACAACAACAGGAGAGGGCAGCGATGAACTACGTCAAGCTGAGAACCAACTTGCAACATGCTAT tcGGCGTGGCACAAGTCTAATGGAAGATGATGAAGAGCCAATCGTTGAAGACGTGATGATGTCATCAGAAGGGCGAATTGAAGATCTCAATGAAGGCATGGATTTTGACACCATGGACATAGACCTA CCACCATCAAagaacaggagagaaagaacGGAACTAAAACCAGATTTCTTTGACCCCGCTTCAATCATGGATGAATCG gttcttGGGGTGTCAATGTTTTAA
- the STAG2 gene encoding cohesin subunit SA-2 isoform X4: MIAAPEIPTDFTLLQESETHFSSDTDFEDIEGKNQKQGKGKTCKKGKKGPAEKGKSGNGGGKPGGPNRMNGHHQQNGVENMMLFEVVKMGKSAMQSVVDDWIESYKHDRDIALLDLINFFIQCSGCKGVVTAEMFRHMQNSEIIRKMTEEFDEDSGDYPLTMAGPQWKKFKSSFCEFIGVLVRQCQYSIIYDEYMMDTVISLLTGLSDSQVRAFRHTSTLAAMKLMTALVNVALNLSINMDNTQRQYEAERNKIIGKRANDRLELLLQKRKELQENQDEIENMMNAIFKGVFVHRYRDAIAEIRAICIEEIGIWMKMYSDAFLNDSYLKYVGWTMHDKQGEVRLKCLTALQGLYYNKELNSKLELFTSRFKDRIVSMTLDKEYDVAVQAIKLLTLVLQSSEEVLTAEDCENVYHLVYSAHRPVAVAAGEFLYKKLFSRRDPEDDGILKRRGRQSPNANLVKTLVFFFLESELHEHAAYLVDSMWDCATDLLKDWECMNSLLLEEPLNGEEPLTDRQESALIEIMLCTIRQAAECHPPVGRGTGKRVLTAKEKKTQLDDRTKITELFAVALPQLLAKYSVDAEKVTNLLQLPQYFDLEIYTTGRLEKHLDALLRQIRDIVEKHTDIDVLEACSKTYHALCNEEFTIFNRVDIARSQLIDELADKFNRLLEDFLQEGEEPDEDDAYQVLSTLKRITAFHNAHDLSRWDLFGCNYKLLKTGIENGDMPEQIVIHALQCTHYVILWQLAKITESSSTKEDLLRLKKQMRVFCQICQHYLTNVNTAVKEQAFTILCDVLMIFSHQIMTGGRDMLEPLVYTPDSSLQSELLSFILDHVFIDQDDDNNSADGQQDDEASKIEALHKRRNLLAAFCKLIVYTVVEMNTAADIFKQYMKYYNDYGDIIKETMSKTRQIDKIQCAKTLILSLQQLFNEMIQENGYNFDRSSPTFSGIKELARRFALTFGLDQLKTREAIAMLHKDGIEFAFKEPNPQGESHPPLNLAFLDILSEFSSKLLRQDKRTVYVYLEKFMTFQMSLRREDVWLPLMSYRNSLLAGGDDDTMSVISGISSRGSTVRNKKTKPATGKRKVPEAEESSSSDSMWMNREQTMHTPVMMQTPQLTSTIMREPKRLRPEESYMGVYPMQPEHHQAPLDYNTQVTWMLAQRQQEEAARQQQERAAMNYVKLRTNLQHAIRRGTSLMEDDEEPIVEDVMMSSEGRIEDLNEGMDFDTMDIDLPPSKNRRERTELKPDFFDPASIMDESLVQNYTGNNKLQQPSRGQYNKASWESWTAWWNLEDDYIFLQYCCSVNLFLL, encoded by the exons GGAGTCTGAAACACACTTCTCTTCTGATACAGACTTCGAGGATATTGAaggaaaaaaccaaaaacaaggCAAAGGAAAA ACCtgtaaaaaaggtaaaaaaggaccagcagaaaaagggaaaagtggaAACGGAGGAGGGAAACCTGGTGGTCCAAATCGGATGAATGGACATCACCAACAGAATGGTGTGGAAAACATGATGCTGTTTGAGGTAGTTAAAATGGGCAAGAGTGCTATGCAG tctgtGGTGGATGACTGGATAGAGTCATACAAACATGACAGAGATATAGCACTTCTTGATCTCATTAACTTCTTTATTCAGTGTTCAGGCTGCAAAG GAGTTGTCACAGCAGAGATGTTCCGACACATGCAGAATTCTGAAATAATCCGAAAAATGACTGAAGAATTCGATGAG gatAGTGGAGATTATCCGCTAACTATGGCTGGTCCCCAGTGGAAGAAGTTCAAATCCAGTTTTTGTGAGTTCATTGGAGTACTCGTCCGACAATGTCAATATAGCATCATATATGATGAATATATGATGGATACTGTCATTTCACTGCTTACGGGATTGTCAGACTCACAAGTCAGAGCATTTCGGCACACTAGCACGCTGGCAG CCATGAAGCTGATGACTGCTTTAGTGAATGTGGCATTAAATCTTAGTATTAACATGGACAATACGCAACGGCAGtatgaagcagaaagaaataaaataattgggAAACGGGCTAATGATAGGCTGGAACTCttactacagaaaagaaaggag CTCCAGGAAAATCAAGATGAAATAGAAAACATGATGAATGCAATATTCAAAGGTGTTTTTGTGCATAGATACCG AGATGCAATTGCTGAAATAAGAGCTATCTGTATTGAAGAAATTGGAATATGGATGAAGATGTACAGTGATGCCTTTCTCAATGACAGCTACTTAAAATATGTAGGGTGGACTATGCATGATAAG caagGGGAAGTAAGGCTGAAATGCCTAACTGCTCTGCAAGGGCTTTACTATAATAAAGAGCTTAATTCCAAATTGGAACTCTTCACCAGTCGGTTCAAG GATAGAATTGTGTCTATGACTCTTGACAAAGAATATGATGTTGCAGTCCAAGCAATAAAATTACTCACTCTTGTTTTACA GAGTAGTGAAGAAGTTCTGACTGCAGAAGACTGTGAAAATGTCTACCATCTGGTTTATTCAGCTCATCGGCCAGTAGCAGTTGCCGCAGGGgaatttctttataaaaa GCTTTTTAGCCGCAGAGATCCTGAAGATGATGGAATACTTAAAAGGAGGGGAAGACAAAGTCCGAATGCTAATCTTGTGAAGACgttagtgtttttcttcttggaaagtGAA TTGCATGAACATGCTGCTTATCTTGTGGACAGCATGTGGGACTGTGCAACAGATCTCTTGAAGGACTGGGAATGTATGAACAGTCTTCTGTTGGAGGAACCTCTCAATGGAGAAGAGC CTCTGACAGATAGACAGGAAAGCGCACTGATTGAAATAATGCTTTGTACAATTCGGCAAGCAGCTGAATGTCATCCTCCAGTGGGaagaggaacagggaaaagG GTGCTGACAGcgaaggaaaagaaaacccagtTGGATGACAGGACAAAAATTACGGAACTTTTTGCAGTGGCACTTCCACAGTTGTTAGCAAAG TATTCTGTAGATGCTGAAAAAGTCACCAACTTGTTGCAGTTGCCACAGTACTTTGATTTGGAAATTTATACAACAGGGCGACTAGAAAAG CATTTGGATGCCTTACTGCGACAAATCCGGGATATTGTGGAGAAGCACACAGACATAGATGTTTTGGAAGCCTGTTCAAAAACATACCATGCTCTCTGTAACGAAGAATTCACAATCTTTAACAGGGTTGATATTGCAAGAAGTCAGTTAATAGATGAATTGGCAGACAAGTTTAATCGACTTCTTGAAGACTTCCTGCAAGAG GGGGAGGAACCTGATGAAGATGATGCTTATCAGGTCTTGTCAACATTGAAGAGAATCACTGCTTTCCACAA TGCTCACGACCTATCAAGATGGGACTTGTTTGGCTGCAACTACAAGTTATTGAAAACTGGCATTGAAAATGGAGACATGCCAGAACAG ATTGTTattcatgcactgcagtgcactcATTATGTAATCCTTTGGCAGCTAGCAAAAATCACTGAAAGCAGTTCCACAAAG GAGGATCTTCTACGTCTGAAGAAGCAGATGAGAGTGTTCTGTCAAATCTGTCAACACTACCTGACCAATGTAAACACTGCAGTTAAGGAACAG GCTTTCACAATTCTGTGTGACGTGTTGATGATCTTCAGCCATCAGATTATGACAGGAGGACGTGATATGTTGGAACCACTTGTTTACACTCCTGATTCTTCATTACAATCTGAACtactcagttttattttagatCATGTCTTCATTGATCaagatgatgataataatagtGCAG ATGGACAGCAGGATGATGAAGCTAGCAAAATTGAAGCATTgcacaaaagaagaaatctgCTTGCAGCTTTCTGTAAACTCATTGTATATACTGTGGTGGAAATGAATACTGCTGCAGACATTTTCAAGCAATATATGAAG TACTACAATGACTATGGTGATATTATTAAAGAAACAATGAGTAAAACAAGACAGATAGACAAAATCCAGTGTGCTAAAACACTTATTCTTAGCTTGCAACAG CTTTTCAATGAAATGATTCAAGAAAATGGTTATAATTTTGACAGATCATCGCCAACATTCAGTGGCATAAAGGAACTTGCTCGACGTTTTGCTTTAACGTTTGGACTGGATCAGTTGAAAACAAGAGAAGCTATTGCTATGTTACACAA GGATGGCATAGAATTTGCCTTTAAGGAGCCTAATCCACAAGGTGAGAGCCACCCACCATTGAATTTGGCATTTCTTGATATTCTGAGTGAGTTTTCCTCCAAACTTCTCAGACAAGACAAAAGAACAGT GTATGTTTACTTGGAGAAGTTTATGACCTTTCAGATGTCTCTACGAAGAGAAGATGTGTGGCTTCCTCTCATGTCCTACCGAAACTCTTTATTAGCTGGTGGGGATGATGATACAATGTCAGTAATTAGTGGAATCAGCAGTCGAGGATCTACAGTAAGAAATAAGAAGACAAAGCCAGCAACAGGGAAACGGAAAGTACCTGAAG ctgaagaaagcagcagtaGTGACAGTATGTGGATGAACAGGGAGCAGACAATGCACACACCAGTCATGATGCAGACACCTCAACTTACTTCCACGATAATGAGGGAGCCCAAGAGATTGCGACCTGAAGAGAGTTATATGGGTGTCTATCCTATGCAGCCTGAACACCACCAAGCTCCACTCGATTACAA CACGCAAGTAACGTGGATGTTGGCTCAAAGGCAACAGGAAGAAGCCGCACGACAACAACAGGAGAGGGCAGCGATGAACTACGTCAAGCTGAGAACCAACTTGCAACATGCTAT tcGGCGTGGCACAAGTCTAATGGAAGATGATGAAGAGCCAATCGTTGAAGACGTGATGATGTCATCAGAAGGGCGAATTGAAGATCTCAATGAAGGCATGGATTTTGACACCATGGACATAGACCTA CCACCATCAAagaacaggagagaaagaacGGAACTAAAACCAGATTTCTTTGACCCCGCTTCAATCATGGATGAATCG CTGGTACAAAATTACACTGGAAATAACAAGCTGCAGCAACCCAGCAGAGGACAGTACAACAAGGCTTCCTGGGAATCTTGGACAGCTTGGTGGAATTTGGAAGACgattacatatttttacagtATTGTTGCAGCGTGAATCTGTTCTTgttatga